AACGAGGCGAATGAGACGGCGCGCAGGTCGACGCCGTCGATCGTGATGGCGCCGGACTCCGGATCGTGAAAGCGGCACAACAAGTCGATCAAAGTGGATTTCCCTGATCCCGACGGCCCCACCAGGGCGACGATTTTTCCTTTCGTCAGGGCAAAGGAGACATTCTCGAGAACCGGCTCGCCGGGATTATAGGCGAAGCCGACGTTGTCGAAGCGAATTTCACGCGCGAAGGACTTGAGCTGCACCGGCTGCGGCGATTCGGCGACCTTGACGGGCGTGTCGATCAAATCAAAGATCCGCTTGGCCGCCGCGATGCCCTCGTTCAGGCGAACGTGCACGCTTGACACCGACTTGGCCGGGGTGATAATCGAGAACATTGCGCCCAAATAGAAAGTGAAGAACTTGGCGTCGAGAAATTCATTGTGCAGCACCAGCCGTCCGCCGAACCAGAGGATGACGGCAAACGCGGTCACGCCGAGCAGTTCGTTGATCGGCGTCGGGAACAGTCGCACGCGGTTGATTTTGAGCATCGTGCGGAAATAGCGCCCGGTGCGGGTGCTGAACTTGCGCGCCTCGCTGGGTTCGGCAGCGTAGGCTTTGACGATGCGAATGCTGTTGATTGTCTCCTCCAGCGAACTGGAAATGTCGGCGACTGCTTCCTGCGCGCGCGTGGAATAGCGCCGCGCGAGTTTGCCGATCTGGTAGATTCCGAGCGAGATCAGCGGCAGCACCACCAGTATCACCATCGTCAACTGCCAACTGATCACGATCATCGTGCCGAGGTAGATCAGAATCAGCAGCGGATCGCGGATCAGGAAATTGAAAGTGTTGTTGAAGGTCTCGTGGATTTTGGTGACGTCGTTCATCGCGATCGACATCAGATTGCCGGTGCGGTTGCGATGGAAGTACGGCAGCGGCAATTTGAGCAGGTGGCCGTATATTTGCTCGCGCAGATCACGGGTAATGCCCTGCTCGACATAGGCCGCGAAAAATCCCTGGAAGTAGAAAAACAGATTCTTGGCGATGGTGATCAGCACCAGCGCGATGCACAGGTTGAGCAAGGTGGCTTCCGGCGTGGCGCCATGCAGCAATGATTCGAGCGCGTGATCGAGGTGGCCCCTCAGGTCGTCGAGGAATCCGGCCGGCACCGGCGCGGGCGCTGCTGCCGTCTGGGGTGCGAACAGCGAAGTGAACAGCGTGGCGGCCAGATAGATCAGCATCGGCGAGGTCAGCGCAAACAGCACCATAAACACCAGCGAAAGAATCAGGTGCTTCCGGTACGGCAGGAAGTAGCGATACAGGCGCAGGGCCGGGCTCATGGTATGACGCACTCCACCATTAGTTGCCTAAGGTAGGCGGAAACAAGCGATTTGTCAAACCGGCAATCGGTGGGTCACTGCGACATACCGGTCAGCAGTTCGACAACCTCGTCGCGGCTGA
This region of Candidatus Zixiibacteriota bacterium genomic DNA includes:
- a CDS encoding ABC transporter ATP-binding protein, encoding MSPALRLYRYFLPYRKHLILSLVFMVLFALTSPMLIYLAATLFTSLFAPQTAAAPAPVPAGFLDDLRGHLDHALESLLHGATPEATLLNLCIALVLITIAKNLFFYFQGFFAAYVEQGITRDLREQIYGHLLKLPLPYFHRNRTGNLMSIAMNDVTKIHETFNNTFNFLIRDPLLILIYLGTMIVISWQLTMVILVVLPLISLGIYQIGKLARRYSTRAQEAVADISSSLEETINSIRIVKAYAAEPSEARKFSTRTGRYFRTMLKINRVRLFPTPINELLGVTAFAVILWFGGRLVLHNEFLDAKFFTFYLGAMFSIITPAKSVSSVHVRLNEGIAAAKRIFDLIDTPVKVAESPQPVQLKSFAREIRFDNVGFAYNPGEPVLENVSFALTKGKIVALVGPSGSGKSTLIDLLCRFHDPESGAITIDGVDLRAVSFASLRGLLGVVTQETILFNDTVRNNIAYPLSEYDPALVEQAAKAANAHSFILEMPRGYDTVIGNRGMMVSGGERQRLAIARALMKDPEILVFDEATSALDTESERLVQGAIDHLMKGRTAIVIAHRLSTILHADLILVLKDGRIVEQGRHEELLRINGVYRRLYDLQFERNHAAEVRTESA